A region from the Triticum aestivum cultivar Chinese Spring chromosome 3D, IWGSC CS RefSeq v2.1, whole genome shotgun sequence genome encodes:
- the LOC123073659 gene encoding eukaryotic translation initiation factor 3 subunit A — translation MAVLFSPEEEERREREETERMVKLYAIAARELQRNRELEAENLYLQEQLREIELSKQQHAADLQDKNRLSRLLEHKNAFLERVAQRREAEFNSQKKEREERINQLISRKRAKETLLKLMYYLFPEEERIQMFHAVDARKREEEERQKREDAEMRVKLEALKAKQLRKLMEIEKKNI, via the exons ATGGCCGTGCTCTTCTCTCCAG aggaggaagagaggagggagagggaggagacggAGAGGATGGTCAAGCTTTACGCGATTGCAGCCAGGGAGCTGCAGAGGAACAGGGAGCTGGAAGCAGAGAACCTTTATTTGCAAGAGCAGCTG AGAGAGATTGAGCTCAGCAAGCAGCAGCACGCGGCTGACTTGCAGGACAAAAATAGGCTTTCCCGATTGTTGGAGCATAAG AATGCTTTCCTGGAAAGAGTTGCCCAACGTCGAGAAGCTGAGTTTAATAGCCAAAAGAAAGAGAGGGAAGAAAGGATTAATCAGTTGATTTCAAGAAAGCGTGCAAAGGAGACTCTGCTGAAATTGATGTATTATCTGTTTCCGGAGGAAGAGCGGATCCAAATGTTCCACGCAGTAGACGCTAGAAAACGTGAAG AGGAAGAGAGGCAGAAGCGGGAAGACGCGGAGATGAGAGTAAAGCTCGAAGCACTTAAAGCTAAGCAGCTGCGGAAGTTAATGGAGATTGAAAAGAAGAATATTTGA